The DNA region GCCGGAGCCGCTGCGCCCGCGGCCGCGCGACGCGGTTGCGTTTCGGGGCGGCCAGATTGCGCAGGTAGGTGTCCTCGTCGCGATGCAGCCGCAGCGCCCGGCTCAGCGAATCGAGGACCGAGTCGGACACGTTGCGCGCCCGGCCCTGTTCGAGCCGCGTGTAGTAGTCGACGCTGATCCCGGCCAGCTGCGCCAGCTCCTCACGCCGCAGCCCGGCGACCCGCCGCTGGTTGAACCCCGTCGGCAGGCCGAGATCCGCCGGGTCCAGCGCGGCCCTGCGTGCCTTGAGGAACTCGCCCAGTCCGGCCGTCTCGGTCATGTCGGCAAGTATCCCGGATCTCGCGGGGCGCCTGCCTGGTCCTGGCAGACCCAGGCTGGCCGCGTGACGCCGCTCGCACTTATGGTCCTGTCGGTACGCCAATATTTGGCTCTTCGGTTCGGGCCAAAGAGCCGTCATCGTGAAAGCCATGGACATCGAACGAAGAGGCGTGACGATCGGCGTACTGGGGGTGCTGATCGTCGGCGCGTCCGTGCCGGTGACGGGGATGCTCGACGGCTACCCCGTGATCACCGGGCAAGCGCTGCGGTACGCGCTGGCGGGAGTGCTCCTGCTGGCGTGGGCCCGGCTGAGCGGGCGTCCGTTGCCGTTGCCGGGCGCGCGCGACCTGCCGTCGCTGATCGCCCTCGCGGCGACCGGGATGATCGGGTTCCAGGCGTGCCTGCTGTTCGCGCAGCGCTACGCCGAACCCGGCCTCGTCGCCGCTTTCCTCGGCGGCACACCGCTCGTGCTCGCGCTCGCCGGCCCGCTGGCGAAGGGGAAACGGCCGTCATGGGCGCCGGTGACCGGGGCGGTGCTCGCCGGGCTCGGGATCGCCGTGCTCTCCGGCGGAGGTGCGGCGCGCTGGCAGGGGCTGGTGCTCGCCGCGCTGGCCATGGTGTGCGAAGCGCTCTTCACGTTGCTCGCCGTCGGCGTGCTCGAAAGGCTCGGACCGCTGGCGACCGCGACCTGGGGGTGTTTCGCCGCGGGAGCCGGGGGCGCGGCCGTCGGGACGATCGCCGACCCGTCCGGCGCCTGGGCCTGGCCGGACGGGCGTGAACTGATCGCGCTCGGCTACCTGACGGTCGTCGTGACCGCGATCGCGTTTCTTCTCTGGTACTCGGCGGTTTCCGCGCTGGGGGCCGACCGGGCCGGGGTGCTGGTCGGCTTGATGCCGGTCTCTGGGCTCGCCGTGTCGCTCCTGCTGGGAATGCAGGATTTCCGCTTCTCACAGGTGATCGGGGTGGCGCTCGTGTCCTCAGGCGTCGTGATCGGCTTGCGTCGTCGCAAGCTCGACGAGCCTGGCGCATTTGACGTCGAAGTGCTTCACGACGTCGCCGCCGATGATCGCGACCATGACCGCGCGCATCGGCCCGCCGAAGGTGACCTTCTGGACGAACTCCGTCCCGCCGTCGACCGCGGTCAGCCGCAGCGCGAGATCCATGGCGCCCAAGGGAATCGGCTGCCGAAGGGCGATCTCGCGGTCCTGGATCAGGGACGTGATCGTGAACGGCTCGGCGACCCGTGAGTGCACGCGGCCGCGGAATCCGTTCGGTATGAGGAAACCGGTCGAGCCCACCTCGGCGGGGCCGTGCAGTTCGACGCCGACGAGGTCGGGATCCCAGTCGGGCCACCGGGTGAAGTCGGCCAGTGTCGCCCAGAGCGCCGACGGCGGGCAGGGAAGGATTTCGCGGGAGGTTCTCGTCCAGGTCATACCCGGACGATATACGGAACTGCCAGTCTCGTAAACTGGGGGCATGGCACGAGGCAGGCCGAGGGAAGAAGGAATCGACGACGCGGTCCGCGAGGCCGTGCGGGCGTTGCTGACCGAAACCGGTTACCAGCGCTGCACGATCGACGCGGTCGCGGCGCGGGCGGGCGTCGGCAAGGCCGCGGTGTACCGGCGATGGCGATCGAAGGCGGAGCTCGTGTTCGCCGCGGTGATCCATCCCGTCGAGCTCGACCCGCCGTCGGACACGGGCTCGCTGCGCGGCGACGTGGCGGCGGTCCTCGCGGTGATCCAGTCCTCTTTGGACGGTGTGGAACTCCGGCAGGCGCTGCCGTCGCTGCTCGCCGACGTCCGGGCGGACCCGGCGCTGGAGGCCCGGTTCGGCGAGGTCTTCCTCGGCCGCGAACGCGGTTATCTGGTCCAGATGCTGGATCGGGCCGTCGCGAGAGGGGAGCTCTCGCGACGGCCCGATCCGGCTCTCGTCCACGCGATCCTGCTCGGCCCGGTGCTGACGTGGCTGCACCTGTTCACCGAGACACCGCCTTCGGGTGGGCTGGCGGCTTCGCTCGCCTCACCACTTCACGCGGCTGTGGTCGCTCTCGGCGCTTAGCGGCCTCCGCGCGCCATGCGGAGGACGTCGAGAGCCTCGTCCAGCTGCGCTTCGGTGAGTTTGCCGTTCGCGACGTGACCGCGTTCGATCACGACCTCGCGGATCGTCTTCAGCTCTTTGAGTGCCTGCTTCGCGATGGCGGCGGCCTCTTCGTAGCCGATGTATTTGTTCAGCGGCGTCACGATCGAAGGCGAGCCCTCGGCGTACTCGCGCGCGCGGTCGGCGTTCACCGTCACACCCGCGAACACCTTGTCCGCCAGCAGCCGCGAGACCGCGGCGAGCAGCCGCGCCGATTCGAGCACGTTGCGCGCGATCACCGGCAGGTTCACGTTGAGCTGGAAGTTGCCCGCCGCGCCGGCGAAGGCGACCGCCGCGTCGTTGCCGATCACCTGGGCGACCACCTGCAGCGTCGCCTCCGGGATCACCGGGTTCACCTTGCCCGGCATGATCGACGAACCCGGCTGGAGATCCGGCAGGGCCAGCTCGGCGAGCCCGGTGCGCGGGCCGGACCCCAGCCAGCGCAGGTCGTTCGCGATCTTGTTCAGCGACACCGCGACCGTGCGCAGATGCCCGGACGTCTCGACGACGCTGTCCTGCGTCGCCTGCGCCTCGAAGTGGTCGCGCGCCTCGGTCAGCGGAAGACCGGTCACCGAAGCCAGCTCCTGCGAGACCGCCGCGCCGAAGCCCTCGGGCGCGTTCAGCCCGGAGCCGACCGCGGTCCCGCCGATCGGCAGTTCGCCGAGCCGCGGCAGGCCCGACTTCAGCCGCTCGACACCGAACCGGACCTGCGACGCCCACGCGCCCGCCTCCTGGCCGAACGTGATCGGCACGGCGTCCATCAGATGCGTGCGGCCGGATTTGACGATGTCCGCCCATTCGCCCGCGCGCGTCTCGATGGCGGCGGCCAGGTACTCCAGAGCGGGGATCACATCGGAGAGCACTGCTTCCGTCGCGGCGACGTGGATCGTCGTCGGGAAGGTGTCGTTCGACGACTGCGAGGCGTTGACGTGGTCGTTCGGGTGCACGTCGCGGCCCAGCGCCTTCGACGCGAGCGTCGCGATGACCTCGTTGGCGTTCATGTTCGACGAGGTCCCGGAACCGGTCTGGAACACGTCGATCGGGAAGTGCGCGTCGTGCTTGCCTTCGGCGACCTCGTCCGCGGCCTTCGCGATGGCCTCGGCGACCTCGGCGTCCAGTACGCCGAGCTGCGCGTTGACCCGCGCCGCGGCGGCCTTCAGCAGGCCGAGCGCGCGGATCTGGGCGCGCTCCAGGCCCCGGCCGGAGATCGGGAAGTTCTCGACGGCGCGCTGCGTCTGCGCGCGGTAGAGGGCGTCGACGGGGACGCGCACCTCGCCCATGGTGTCGTGTTCGATCCGGTATTCCTGTTCAGCCATACCCCAAGTCTCGCGCAGCGCCTCCCGGCGCGCTCCGTGTCTTTCGGCACGCGAGGGCTAGGATCGAATGTGTTCTCGATCACGCCGCCCACCACCGGCCGGGAGAGTGCCGAATGAGCGAGTCCGCTGGGGAAACGTCGTACGACCTCGTCATCATCGGGGCCGGTCCGACAGGTCTTTTCGCCGCCTACTACGCGGGATTCCGCGGCCTTTCGATGGCCGTCGTGGATTCACTGCCGGAAGCGGGTGGCCAGGTCACCGCGATGTACCCGGAAAAGATGATCTACGACGTCGGCGGGTTCGCCGAGGTCCGCGGCCGCGACCTGGTGCGCGGTCTCCTCGACCAGGCGGCGCCGTTCAAACCCGTGTATCTGCTCGGGCGCAAGGCCGAGAAACTCGAAAGCGTCGAAGGCGGCGTCACCATCACCCTCGACGGCGGGCAGGTCCTGCGTGCCGGCGCGGTGCTGATCACCGCGGGGATCGGCGAGTTCACCCCGCGACCGCTGCCCGCCGGCGACGGCTGGCTGGGACGCGGCATGGTCCATTTCGTGCCCTCGCTGCGGGCGCACGAAGGGCAGCACGTGGTCGTCGTCGGCGGCGGGGACTCGGCGTTCGACTGGGTGCTCGCGCTGCACCCGGTCGCCGCGAGCGTCACCCTCGTGCACCGGCGCGCGAAGTTCCGCGCGGCCGAGTCGATCGTGCGGCAGGCACGCGAGCTCGGCGTGCGGATCGTCACCGACGCCGAGGTCACCCGGTTCCTCGACCGTGACGGCACGCTGGCCGAGGTCGAGATCCAGGTCAAGGGCGCCGAGCCCGAGGTGCTGCGCGCCGACACGGTGGTCGCCGCGCTCGGCTTCACCGCGGATCTCGGGCCGATCGAAAGCTGGGGGCTCCAGATCGACCATCGCGCGATCGCCGTCGACTCGACCATGGCGACACCGCGGGAGCGGGTCTACGCGGCGGGCGACGTCGCGGCGTATCCGGGGAAGGTGAAGCTGATCGCGACCGGGTTCGGGGAAGCGGCGACGGCGGTGAACAACATCGCGGTCATGCTCGACCCGGAGGCGCATCTGTTCCCCGGTCATTCGAGCAACGCGGAATAGCGCGTCACGCCGCGGGCGGCGTGATCTTCTCCGCGATCCACTGCGCGTACGCGACCACGGAAGTCGCGATCGACGGCGAGGTCGCGCATACCGGATCCGCGTTGCCCGGGCGGCTGATCGTGCCCAGCAGCACCCACTTCTCGTCGACCTTGGCGATCTCCGGCCCGCCGGAATCGCCGTAGCAGGAGCCCGTGTTCCCGCCGGGGTTGTCGGTGCACAACTCGACGGCGCCGTCGAACTTCGCGGTGCATCGCGTGCCTTCGACGATCTTCGTGTCCAGTTGCTGCAGCTTCGCCGGACCCTTGCCACAGCCCGAAGTCGGGCACGTCTGGCCCCAGCCGAGCAGCCTCGTCGGGGTCCCGGGCGCCACGACGGCCCCGATCGCGATCGGCGCCGCCTTCACCGGTGCGGCCAGCCGCACCAGCGCGAGATCCCCGCCCGCGTGCTCGGGTTCGGGGTTGTAGGACGGGTTCACGATGATCTCGGCGAGCTTCGCGATCTCACCGCCCTGGGTGTTGTCGGTGCTGCCGATCCGCGCGCCCAGATTCGCCGAGTTCTTGCCCTCGACGCAGTGCCCCGCCGTCACGAGCCAGTCCGCCGCGATCAGCGTCCCGGCGCAGAAAGCCTTGCCGGAGGCCGAATGCAGGGACGCGATGAACGGATAGGGCTCGTCGGCCTCTCTCCCGCCGACGAGGTCGCCCGCGCCCGTGGCCTGCCCGGCCGGCGTGAGGACCATCGCCGCGAGCAGGACCACGAGCACGCGCTTGAGCACGGTTTCTCCTTAGGGGAGCGGGGGAACGACGTCGGCTTCCAGAGAATCGTCGAGGTGACCGTCGAAGTTGACGGACGAGTACGAGCGGAGCTTGGTCAGCCGGTGGTAGCCGTCGATCATCCGGACCGTGCCGGACTTCGACCGCATCACGATCGACTGGGTCGTGGCGCCGCCCGCGCGGTAGTGCACGCCGCGCAGCAGGTCGCCGTCGGTGACGCCGGTGGCGCAGAAGAACACGTTGTCGCCGCGGACGAGGTCGTCGTTGCCGAGCACGCGGTCGAGATCGTGGCCCGCGGCCAGCGCCTTCTCGCGCTCCGCGTCGTCCTTCGGCCACAGGCGGCCCTGCAGTTCGCCGCCGAGGCACTTCATCGCGCAGGCCGCGATGATGCCTTCGGGGGTGCCGCCGATGCCGAGCAGCATGTCGACACCGGTGCTCGGCCGCGCCGCGGCGATCGCGCCCGCGACGTCGCCGTCGGAGATGAAGCGGATCCGGGCGCCCGCCTCGCGGACCTCCTTGATCAGCTGTTCGTGGCGCGGCCGGTCGAGGATGCAGACGGTGACGTCGGAGACGCTGGAGTTCTTGGCCTTCGCGACCCGGCGGATGTTCTCCGCGATCGGGGCGGCCAGGTCCACCTTGCCGGCGGCGTCCGGGCCGACGGCGAGCTTCTCCATGTAGAACACCGCGGACGGGTCGAACATGGCGCCGCGTTCGGCGACCGCGAGCACGGCCAGCGCGTTCGGCATGCCCTTGGCCATCAGGGTCGTCCCGTCGACCGGGTCGACCGCGACGTCGCAGTCCGGCCCGTCGCCGTTGCCGACCTCTTCCCCGTTGAACAGCATCGGGGCTTCGTCCTTCTCGCCCTCGCCGATGACGACGACACCGCGCATCGACACGGTCGAGACCAGCTGGCGCATCGCGTCCACTGCGGCACCGTCCCCGCCGATCTTGTCCCCGCGGCCGACCCAGCGGCCCGCGGCCATCGCGGCGGCTTCGGTCACGCGGACCAGTTCCATCGCGAGGTTGCGATCGGGGGCTTCAGGACGTCGCGAAGAGCTGGCGGACGAGGTGGGGGTGGGCATGCGGCCTCCCGGGTCAGGAACTCGGCGGGGTCCCAGTCTCTCAGATACCCACGGTGGTTCGGTGGCGCACGAGCATGGTGAACGTCACTGACCGTCGCCGGCCTCGTCCTCGACGGACGACAGCGCGGCCTCGATCCGCTCACGCGCGCCCTCGAGGTGGTGCTCGCAGACCTTCGCCAGCTGCTCGCCCTTCTCCCACAGGGCGAGCGACTGTTCCAGGGACAGCCCGCCCGCTTCGAGCTCGCGGACGACCTCGACCAGCCTGTCGCGGGCCTGTTCGTAGCCGAGTTCGGCGGTCTCGCCACCGGGTTTGCTCACGCTGTGCTTCCTTCTACCGGACGTCGGTGCTTGCCGATACCCGCGCACACTACCGCGCCGGCCATGGCGTTGTCGTAACCCACGAAGGCGAGAGCGAACTCCTGGCCGTCACCCTCCGCGATCGCGGCGACAAGGTTCTCCTGGGCCCGCGCCACCCGTTTGCGGTGCACGGAACCGCCCGCGAACCACCATCGGGTGCCGACGTGGTCGGCCGTCGCTTCGGAGAGTTTGCGCAGCTGGGCGTCGAGACCCCGCTTCGCCGAAAGCTCACAGCCCGCCAGCAGCACGGTCCAGCATTCGGCGGCCGCGCGATCGGTCAGCAGCGCGTTGCGCAGTACCTCGGGTGCGTCGGCCCGTCTCGCGGCGTCGATGGTCAAAGGCAGGAAACTCGCCGTCAACGCCCCTCCTCCGGCTCTCCTGAGACGACGGCGCCGAGCGCGCCGTCGACCACGCGGACGCGCAGTTTCGCGCCGTCCACGACCTCGGAGACGGACCGGAGTACCTGGAGGTTGCCTTCGGAATCGGTGTACTGCACCACGGCGTAGCCGCGTTCGAGGGTCGCCGCCGGGCCGAGCGCGGTCAGGCGCGCGCGGGCGCTGGCGATCTCGGCCTGGTCCTTCGCGAGCAGCGTGAGCATCGCGCGGCGCCCGCGTTCGCGGTGGATCTCGACGTCGTCCGAGCGCCGCTGGATCGGCCCGAGCGGGTCGGCGAGCACGGGGCGGCTGCGCATCTGGTTCAGCAGCCTGACCTGTGTGTCCACCCAGCCGTGCAGGGCGCGGCGGCCGCGATCGCGCATCTG from Amycolatopsis sp. EV170708-02-1 includes:
- a CDS encoding SRPBCC family protein; protein product: MPPVYETGSSVYRPGMTWTRTSREILPCPPSALWATLADFTRWPDWDPDLVGVELHGPAEVGSTGFLIPNGFRGRVHSRVAEPFTITSLIQDREIALRQPIPLGAMDLALRLTAVDGGTEFVQKVTFGGPMRAVMVAIIGGDVVKHFDVKCARLVELATTQADHDA
- a CDS encoding TetR/AcrR family transcriptional regulator produces the protein MARGRPREEGIDDAVREAVRALLTETGYQRCTIDAVAARAGVGKAAVYRRWRSKAELVFAAVIHPVELDPPSDTGSLRGDVAAVLAVIQSSLDGVELRQALPSLLADVRADPALEARFGEVFLGRERGYLVQMLDRAVARGELSRRPDPALVHAILLGPVLTWLHLFTETPPSGGLAASLASPLHAAVVALGA
- a CDS encoding class II fumarate hydratase, producing the protein MAEQEYRIEHDTMGEVRVPVDALYRAQTQRAVENFPISGRGLERAQIRALGLLKAAAARVNAQLGVLDAEVAEAIAKAADEVAEGKHDAHFPIDVFQTGSGTSSNMNANEVIATLASKALGRDVHPNDHVNASQSSNDTFPTTIHVAATEAVLSDVIPALEYLAAAIETRAGEWADIVKSGRTHLMDAVPITFGQEAGAWASQVRFGVERLKSGLPRLGELPIGGTAVGSGLNAPEGFGAAVSQELASVTGLPLTEARDHFEAQATQDSVVETSGHLRTVAVSLNKIANDLRWLGSGPRTGLAELALPDLQPGSSIMPGKVNPVIPEATLQVVAQVIGNDAAVAFAGAAGNFQLNVNLPVIARNVLESARLLAAVSRLLADKVFAGVTVNADRAREYAEGSPSIVTPLNKYIGYEEAAAIAKQALKELKTIREVVIERGHVANGKLTEAQLDEALDVLRMARGGR
- a CDS encoding NAD(P)/FAD-dependent oxidoreductase is translated as MSESAGETSYDLVIIGAGPTGLFAAYYAGFRGLSMAVVDSLPEAGGQVTAMYPEKMIYDVGGFAEVRGRDLVRGLLDQAAPFKPVYLLGRKAEKLESVEGGVTITLDGGQVLRAGAVLITAGIGEFTPRPLPAGDGWLGRGMVHFVPSLRAHEGQHVVVVGGGDSAFDWVLALHPVAASVTLVHRRAKFRAAESIVRQARELGVRIVTDAEVTRFLDRDGTLAEVEIQVKGAEPEVLRADTVVAALGFTADLGPIESWGLQIDHRAIAVDSTMATPRERVYAAGDVAAYPGKVKLIATGFGEAATAVNNIAVMLDPEAHLFPGHSSNAE
- a CDS encoding trypsin-like serine protease; this encodes MLKRVLVVLLAAMVLTPAGQATGAGDLVGGREADEPYPFIASLHSASGKAFCAGTLIAADWLVTAGHCVEGKNSANLGARIGSTDNTQGGEIAKLAEIIVNPSYNPEPEHAGGDLALVRLAAPVKAAPIAIGAVVAPGTPTRLLGWGQTCPTSGCGKGPAKLQQLDTKIVEGTRCTAKFDGAVELCTDNPGGNTGSCYGDSGGPEIAKVDEKWVLLGTISRPGNADPVCATSPSIATSVVAYAQWIAEKITPPAA
- the glpX gene encoding class II fructose-bisphosphatase, yielding MPTPTSSASSSRRPEAPDRNLAMELVRVTEAAAMAAGRWVGRGDKIGGDGAAVDAMRQLVSTVSMRGVVVIGEGEKDEAPMLFNGEEVGNGDGPDCDVAVDPVDGTTLMAKGMPNALAVLAVAERGAMFDPSAVFYMEKLAVGPDAAGKVDLAAPIAENIRRVAKAKNSSVSDVTVCILDRPRHEQLIKEVREAGARIRFISDGDVAGAIAAARPSTGVDMLLGIGGTPEGIIAACAMKCLGGELQGRLWPKDDAEREKALAAGHDLDRVLGNDDLVRGDNVFFCATGVTDGDLLRGVHYRAGGATTQSIVMRSKSGTVRMIDGYHRLTKLRSYSSVNFDGHLDDSLEADVVPPLP
- a CDS encoding exodeoxyribonuclease VII small subunit; translation: MSKPGGETAELGYEQARDRLVEVVRELEAGGLSLEQSLALWEKGEQLAKVCEHHLEGARERIEAALSSVEDEAGDGQ